Proteins encoded together in one Benincasa hispida cultivar B227 chromosome 1, ASM972705v1, whole genome shotgun sequence window:
- the LOC120077438 gene encoding uncharacterized mitochondrial protein AtMg00810-like: MSMKYHALISWGFKNSKADTSLFIFHFGNSILLLLVYVDDVIVTSNNSHLITKLIKSLGRKFALKDLGALTYCLGIQLHHLEAGFVINQAKYIEDLLSKLNLFDLNPALTPCTMGKKLSATDGVPLLDPYIYRSTIGALQYLTRTRPDIAYIVNHLSKFLKAPTDIHWQATKRVLMYVSGIRYFGLLFEPSTNLDITAFSNADWASNIDDRCSVATYCIFIDNNLVSWSSKEQTVMARSSIELEYRALAQASAGII; this comes from the coding sequence ATGAGTATGAAATACCATGCCTTGATTAGTTGGGGATTCAAGAACTCAAAAGCTGATACATCCTTATTCATTTTTCACTTTGGTAACTCTATTTTACTCCTGCTAGTCTACGTGGATGATGTCATTGTTACTAGTAATAATTCTCATTTGATTACAAAACTGATTAAATCCCTAGGTAGAAAGTTTGCTCTTAAAGACTTAGGTGCCTTAACTTATTGCCTTGGCATTCAACTTCACCATCTTGAGGCTGGCTTTGTAATAAATCAAGCTAAATATATTGAAGATTTACTTAGTAAGTTGAATCTCTTTGATCTTAATCCAGCTCTTACACCATGTACCATGGGCAAGAAGTTGTCAGCTACTGATGGGGTTCCATTATTAGACCCATATATTTATAGAAGCACTATTGGTGCTCTTCAATATCTCACTCGTACTCGGCCTGACATTGCATATATAGTGAATCATTTAAGTAAGTTTCTGAAAGCCCCTACAGACATTCATTGGCAGGCTACCAAAAGAGTACTCATGTATGTTAGTGGCATACGATACTTTGGATTACTCTTTGAACCGAGCACAAATTTGGATATCACTGCCTTTTCTAATGCTGATTGGGCATCGAATATTGATGATAGATGTTCAGTGGCTACCTATtgtatctttattgataataaccTTGTCTCATGGTCATCGAAAGAGCAAACAGTTATGGCACGTTCCAGCATTGAGTTAGAATACCGAGCTTTAGCTCAAGCATCAGCTGGAATCATTTAG